In one window of Tellurirhabdus rosea DNA:
- a CDS encoding DUF2723 domain-containing protein gives MFAVALVTYAATVERTASFWDVGEFIACSYKLEVPHPPGAPFFLLVGRIFSLFAFGDVTQVAYWVNMVSVFSSAFTILFLFWTITMLGRKILDKRDDDLTAADTWQLLAAGALGALAYTFSDTFWFSAVEAEVYGMSSFFTAIVVWAAYKWERIEDEAAANRWLLLIAYLTGLSIGVHLLNLVTLPALALVYYFRKNQKATFKGAAVAFGLGFFVLGIINSGIIPGLPSVAFAVERLFVNGFGMPFASGTIFFTVVFLGALIYGIIWSARNNKVTLNVSLLALAFVLIGYASYIQVLVRSNYNPPINENNPSDVLNFVSYLKREQYGSRSLSFGPVYTARPVDQKQGEAIYRKQGDKYVVYDHKPVYVYEPGQEMLFPRVWSSQGNHPQLYQQKLGLAPGQKPTMGDNLEFFFSHQLGHMYFRYLMWNFAGRESDQEGAGYLLPWSSDEGVPDIIKNNKARDNFYMLPFILGLFGLLFQYFRRPKDFLVMGLLFLFTGVALVVFLNSPPQEPRERDYIYVGSFYFFAIWIGLGLMAFVDGFREYIKNERLRVALFSGLFLLVPVMMGVKSWDNHDRSDRYHSVDFAKNLLNSCAPNAILFVGGDNDTFPLWYAQEVEGVRTDVRVCNLSLLGTDWYIQQMKRKTYLSEALPISLEFDQFIMGKNDVIPFVEVPAVKNGINLKEYISLVKQNSPAIQVGLQAGGTTNILPSSAFFLPINKAQVAGMPFVPAELKPFVRDTIAWKIGGNDLYKPDLIMLDIIANNDFKRPVYFSTTLAQSNYLNLKDHMQLEGYAYRLMPVQVPGAEDGFVNSTVMYNNMMSKMAWRELNNPNTYYDDTYKGSPVISARIAFLRLAQQLIMEGKKDQARAVLNRALSVIPNESIPYDQISTNYIRLLIEVGELQKAQQMADVISTRADQMLTYIKRTGGGGQDANIELYNLQTIVNAFRETKNEPQAKKYDAIFQKHLNALG, from the coding sequence ATGTTCGCGGTGGCGCTGGTCACGTACGCGGCCACCGTCGAGCGCACTGCCTCCTTCTGGGACGTTGGTGAGTTTATTGCCTGTTCGTACAAACTGGAAGTCCCCCACCCGCCCGGAGCGCCGTTCTTTCTGCTGGTGGGCCGTATCTTTTCTCTTTTCGCTTTTGGCGACGTAACCCAGGTGGCCTACTGGGTCAACATGGTTTCGGTTTTTTCCAGTGCCTTCACCATCCTGTTCCTGTTCTGGACCATCACCATGCTGGGCCGGAAAATTCTGGACAAGCGCGATGACGACCTGACCGCGGCCGACACCTGGCAGCTGCTGGCCGCCGGGGCGCTCGGCGCGCTGGCCTATACGTTCTCCGATACGTTCTGGTTCTCGGCCGTGGAAGCGGAAGTGTACGGAATGTCGTCGTTCTTCACGGCCATCGTCGTGTGGGCGGCCTACAAGTGGGAGCGCATCGAGGACGAAGCCGCGGCCAACCGCTGGCTGCTGCTGATCGCGTACCTGACGGGCCTGTCGATCGGCGTCCACCTGCTGAACCTGGTGACGCTGCCCGCACTGGCGCTGGTGTATTATTTCCGGAAAAACCAGAAAGCGACTTTCAAAGGCGCAGCGGTGGCCTTCGGACTTGGTTTCTTTGTGCTGGGCATCATCAACTCCGGGATTATTCCGGGCCTGCCGAGCGTTGCGTTTGCGGTAGAACGGCTGTTTGTCAATGGCTTCGGAATGCCGTTTGCCTCCGGGACCATCTTCTTCACGGTCGTTTTCCTCGGGGCGCTGATCTACGGCATCATCTGGTCGGCCCGGAACAACAAAGTGACGCTGAACGTGAGCCTGCTGGCGCTGGCTTTTGTGCTGATCGGCTACGCCTCGTACATCCAGGTACTGGTCCGGTCGAACTACAACCCGCCGATCAACGAGAACAACCCCAGCGATGTGCTGAACTTCGTATCGTACCTGAAACGGGAACAGTACGGCAGCCGCTCGCTGTCGTTCGGCCCGGTCTACACGGCCCGTCCAGTCGACCAGAAACAGGGCGAAGCAATCTACCGCAAGCAGGGCGACAAATACGTGGTGTACGACCACAAACCGGTTTACGTCTACGAGCCGGGTCAGGAAATGCTGTTTCCGCGGGTCTGGAGCAGCCAGGGCAACCACCCGCAGTTGTACCAGCAGAAACTCGGTCTGGCCCCCGGTCAGAAGCCGACGATGGGCGACAACCTGGAGTTCTTTTTCTCGCACCAGCTCGGGCACATGTATTTCCGGTACCTGATGTGGAATTTTGCCGGTCGGGAGAGCGACCAGGAAGGCGCGGGTTACCTGCTGCCGTGGAGCTCGGACGAGGGCGTTCCCGACATTATCAAGAACAATAAGGCCCGGGACAACTTCTACATGCTGCCGTTCATTCTGGGCCTGTTCGGACTGCTGTTCCAGTACTTCCGCCGTCCGAAGGATTTTCTGGTGATGGGCCTGCTGTTCCTCTTTACCGGCGTTGCGCTGGTCGTGTTTCTGAACTCGCCGCCGCAGGAACCCCGCGAACGGGATTACATCTACGTCGGTTCGTTTTACTTCTTTGCCATCTGGATTGGTCTGGGCCTGATGGCCTTTGTGGACGGATTCCGGGAATACATCAAGAACGAAAGGCTGCGGGTGGCGCTCTTCAGCGGGCTTTTCCTGCTGGTGCCGGTGATGATGGGCGTTAAAAGCTGGGACAACCACGACCGCTCGGATCGCTACCACTCGGTTGATTTTGCCAAAAACCTGCTGAACTCCTGCGCCCCGAACGCCATCCTGTTCGTCGGCGGAGATAACGATACGTTCCCGCTCTGGTACGCTCAGGAAGTGGAAGGCGTGCGCACCGACGTTCGGGTGTGTAACCTCAGCCTGCTGGGTACGGACTGGTACATCCAGCAGATGAAACGCAAGACCTATCTGTCGGAAGCCCTGCCCATTTCGCTGGAATTCGACCAGTTTATCATGGGCAAGAACGACGTCATTCCGTTTGTGGAAGTGCCGGCGGTTAAAAACGGTATCAACCTGAAGGAATACATCAGCCTCGTTAAACAGAACAGCCCGGCCATTCAGGTTGGCCTGCAGGCGGGCGGTACGACAAACATTCTGCCGTCGTCGGCCTTCTTCCTGCCCATCAACAAGGCACAGGTGGCGGGCATGCCGTTTGTTCCGGCCGAACTAAAGCCGTTTGTGAGAGACACGATCGCCTGGAAGATTGGGGGCAACGACCTCTACAAGCCGGACCTGATCATGCTGGACATCATTGCCAACAACGATTTCAAACGTCCGGTGTACTTCTCGACGACGCTTGCTCAGTCCAACTACCTGAACCTGAAAGACCACATGCAGCTGGAAGGCTACGCCTACCGCCTGATGCCGGTGCAGGTACCGGGTGCCGAAGACGGCTTTGTAAACAGCACGGTCATGTACAACAACATGATGAGCAAAATGGCGTGGCGTGAACTGAACAACCCGAACACGTACTACGACGATACCTACAAAGGTTCTCCGGTAATTTCGGCGCGTATCGCGTTCCTGCGGCTGGCCCAGCAGCTTATCATGGAAGGCAAAAAAGACCAGGCCCGCGCCGTTCTGAACCGGGCGCTGTCGGTGATTCCGAACGAGAGCATTCCGTACGACCAGATTTCGACCAACTACATCCGCCTGTTGATCGAAGTGGGTGAACTGCAGAAGGCGCAGCAGATGGCGGACGTAATTTCCACCCGCGCCGACCAGATGCTGACTTACATCAAGCGCACCGGCGGCGGCGGTCAGGATGCCAACATCGAACTCTACAACCTGCAGACGATCGTGAACGCTTTCCGCGAAACGAAGAACGAGCCGCAGGCGAAGAAGTACGATGCCATCTTCCAGAAACACCTCAACGCCCTGGGCTGA
- a CDS encoding GldM family protein: MKRFILPALLHVGLLLPVLAQQPAPAPAAEALPQPKITVFVNNRPWQNEKSFPEGYIKQIAFRAVLDSASLQTFSHLERDLLVRKATISIAKGNRRVASMVWQPGASILSLASEARSGDRFVIEVSEVAARDKAGATRRLPATQVFSIPVN; this comes from the coding sequence ATGAAACGTTTTATTCTACCGGCACTTCTCCATGTCGGCCTGCTGTTGCCCGTTCTGGCCCAGCAGCCGGCCCCAGCCCCCGCAGCGGAGGCGTTACCGCAGCCCAAGATTACCGTTTTTGTCAACAACCGCCCCTGGCAGAACGAAAAAAGTTTTCCGGAGGGCTATATCAAGCAGATTGCCTTCAGGGCGGTTCTGGACTCGGCGTCGCTCCAGACCTTCAGCCATCTGGAACGCGACCTGCTGGTTCGGAAAGCCACCATCAGCATCGCCAAAGGCAACCGGCGGGTGGCGAGCATGGTCTGGCAGCCGGGCGCTTCCATCCTCTCACTGGCCTCGGAAGCCCGTTCGGGCGACCGTTTTGTGATCGAGGTCAGTGAGGTCGCCGCCCGCGACAAAGCCGGAGCTACCCGACGGCTGCCCGCCACGCAGGTTTTCTCCATTCCGGTAAACTAA
- a CDS encoding mevalonate kinase family protein, whose product MIIETRAYARAGLLGNPSDGFYGKTISISVRNFGASVSLYQSPELVIEPQAPDTNTFKSIFHLRDAVSSLGYHGGIPLIKAAIKQFCEYCEREGIRLPNKQFTIRYQTSIPRQVGLSGSSAIVVATFRALMRFYRVEIPKPLLPTLVMKAETDELGITAGLQDRVIQCYEGCVYMDFNKELVENRGYGEYEPVDPRQLPKLYIAYKTALGKQSGKIHNDIRTRWLKGEELVIKTLHDIADVAQKGHDALVNNRPQDLPELVNENFNLRRRIYNISESNLEMIETARRTGASASFAGSGGAIVGTYEDDDMLNHLFVELKRLDARVIKPYIS is encoded by the coding sequence TTGATTATTGAAACCCGCGCCTACGCACGTGCCGGATTGCTGGGCAACCCCTCCGACGGCTTTTATGGTAAGACAATTTCCATCTCCGTCCGTAATTTCGGCGCATCGGTGTCCCTTTATCAGTCACCGGAACTGGTGATCGAGCCCCAGGCACCCGATACGAACACGTTCAAAAGCATCTTTCACCTGCGCGACGCGGTCAGTTCGCTGGGCTACCACGGCGGTATTCCGCTCATCAAGGCGGCCATCAAGCAGTTCTGCGAGTATTGCGAACGCGAAGGAATCCGGCTGCCCAACAAGCAGTTTACCATCCGTTATCAGACATCCATTCCGCGTCAGGTCGGCCTTTCGGGCTCCAGCGCCATTGTGGTGGCTACGTTCCGGGCGCTGATGCGGTTTTACCGGGTCGAGATTCCGAAACCGCTGCTGCCCACGCTGGTGATGAAGGCCGAAACGGATGAACTGGGCATCACGGCGGGCCTTCAGGACCGCGTCATTCAATGTTATGAAGGCTGCGTCTACATGGATTTCAACAAGGAACTGGTCGAAAACCGGGGATACGGGGAGTACGAGCCGGTAGACCCCCGCCAGCTCCCCAAGCTGTACATCGCCTACAAAACCGCCCTGGGCAAACAGTCCGGCAAGATTCATAACGACATCCGCACCCGCTGGCTTAAAGGCGAAGAGCTGGTCATCAAGACGCTGCACGACATTGCCGATGTGGCCCAAAAGGGGCACGATGCGCTGGTGAACAACCGGCCACAGGACCTGCCGGAGCTGGTCAACGAGAATTTTAACCTGCGGCGACGCATCTACAACATCAGCGAAAGCAACCTGGAAATGATCGAGACCGCCCGCCGCACCGGCGCTTCGGCCTCCTTTGCCGGCTCAGGCGGCGCCATCGTCGGCACCTACGAGGACGACGATATGCTCAACCACCTCTTTGTCGAACTCAAACGCCTGGACGCCCGGGTGATTAAACCGTACATTAGTTAA
- the queG gene encoding tRNA epoxyqueuosine(34) reductase QueG codes for MHTYSQRIKQEAARLGFDFCGISRAEFLEDEAPRLETWLARQMHGQMSYMAGHFDKRLDPRLLVEGAKSVVTVLLNYYPEKSLPQGPDEYKISKYAYGTDYHFVIKDKLKDLMAYIHEEIGEVGGRVFVDSAPVMDKAWAQRSGAGWVGKHSNILNRDIGSFFFIGELILDLELEPDGPVKDYCGTCTRCLDACPTGAITEPYVVDGSKCISYFTIELKEAIPEEVRGKFDNWVFGCDICQDVCPWNRFARPHRTPEFDPHPALAEFTKQDWEEITEDVFREVFRRSAVKRTKLEGLKRNIEFVQSAVSPERVK; via the coding sequence GTGCATACGTATTCCCAACGCATCAAACAGGAAGCCGCCCGACTGGGCTTCGACTTCTGCGGAATTTCCCGGGCGGAATTTCTGGAGGACGAAGCGCCGCGTCTGGAAACGTGGCTGGCCCGGCAGATGCACGGGCAGATGAGTTACATGGCGGGCCACTTCGACAAACGCCTCGACCCGCGCCTGCTGGTCGAAGGAGCCAAATCCGTAGTGACGGTCCTGCTGAATTACTATCCGGAAAAATCCCTGCCGCAGGGCCCCGACGAGTACAAGATCTCCAAATACGCCTACGGCACGGATTACCATTTCGTCATCAAGGACAAGCTGAAAGACCTGATGGCGTATATCCACGAGGAAATCGGCGAAGTGGGCGGCCGCGTATTCGTAGACTCGGCTCCCGTGATGGACAAAGCCTGGGCGCAGCGGAGCGGGGCGGGCTGGGTCGGCAAACACAGCAACATCCTGAACCGCGACATAGGGTCGTTTTTCTTTATCGGTGAGTTGATTCTGGACCTCGAACTTGAACCCGACGGCCCCGTCAAAGACTACTGCGGCACCTGCACCCGCTGCCTGGACGCCTGCCCGACCGGCGCAATCACCGAGCCGTATGTGGTCGACGGCAGCAAGTGCATTTCTTATTTCACCATCGAACTGAAGGAAGCCATTCCGGAGGAGGTGCGCGGGAAGTTCGACAACTGGGTGTTCGGTTGTGATATCTGCCAGGACGTGTGCCCCTGGAACCGCTTTGCCCGCCCCCACCGGACGCCCGAATTCGACCCGCACCCGGCCCTGGCGGAGTTTACCAAACAGGACTGGGAGGAAATCACGGAGGACGTTTTCAGGGAAGTTTTCAGACGTTCGGCCGTAAAGCGGACGAAGCTGGAAGGGCTGAAACGGAACATCGAATTTGTGCAGTCGGCGGTCAGTCCGGAGCGCGTAAAGTAA
- a CDS encoding heavy-metal-associated domain-containing protein — MKTRFFSFLLALFLLTGSALRADDGGKTATVKLKTSAKCEMCKERLERNLTLTKGVKEAFLNLDDKVMTVTYNPKKTDAAKIKTAISNTGYDADEVVADQKAHDKLPGCCRKSAAAHSDKH; from the coding sequence ATGAAAACTCGTTTTTTCAGCTTCCTGCTCGCTTTATTTCTGTTGACCGGCTCGGCATTGCGGGCTGATGACGGCGGCAAAACGGCTACCGTTAAACTGAAAACGTCTGCCAAGTGCGAGATGTGCAAAGAGCGGCTGGAACGCAACCTGACCCTGACCAAAGGCGTGAAAGAAGCGTTTCTGAACCTGGATGACAAGGTGATGACCGTGACGTACAACCCGAAAAAGACGGACGCCGCCAAGATCAAAACCGCTATCTCCAACACTGGCTACGATGCCGACGAAGTGGTAGCGGACCAGAAAGCGCACGACAAACTGCCGGGCTGCTGCCGGAAATCGGCGGCCGCTCACAGCGATAAGCACTGA
- the galU gene encoding UTP--glucose-1-phosphate uridylyltransferase GalU produces MIKKAVIPAAGLGTRFLPATKAMPKEMLPIIDTPTIQYVVQEAVDSGIEDILIITGKGKRSIEDHFDRNFELEARLEEKEDAIWLNEIRRLSDMANIHFVRQKEQNGLGDAICYARHHVGNEPFAVLLGDTIMDSVIPVTQQLIDTYEQYRGTVIAVEEVPADKVNRYGIVGGKALSDSILELNTLIEKPSIDKAPSNLAIAGRYILTPEIFPALAQTPKGKNGEVQLTDAMLLVLKREALFAHRIEGKRHDIGNKLDFLKTTVEFALKRKEFAGPFLKFLEEMIEEHKK; encoded by the coding sequence ATGATAAAGAAAGCCGTTATTCCCGCTGCCGGACTGGGCACGCGGTTTTTGCCCGCCACCAAGGCAATGCCCAAGGAGATGCTGCCGATTATTGATACGCCGACGATTCAGTACGTCGTGCAGGAGGCGGTAGATTCGGGCATTGAGGACATTCTGATTATTACCGGAAAAGGAAAACGCTCGATTGAAGACCATTTCGACCGGAATTTCGAACTGGAAGCGCGGCTGGAAGAGAAGGAGGACGCGATCTGGCTGAACGAAATCCGCCGGTTATCGGACATGGCCAACATTCATTTTGTCCGCCAGAAGGAACAGAACGGCCTCGGCGACGCCATCTGTTACGCCCGTCACCATGTCGGAAACGAACCGTTTGCGGTGCTGCTGGGCGATACCATCATGGATTCCGTGATTCCGGTCACGCAACAGCTGATCGACACCTACGAGCAGTACCGGGGCACGGTGATTGCCGTTGAGGAAGTGCCGGCCGATAAGGTGAACCGGTACGGAATTGTGGGCGGCAAAGCGCTGAGCGACAGCATTCTGGAGCTGAACACCCTGATCGAAAAGCCCTCAATTGACAAAGCTCCTTCCAACCTGGCCATTGCCGGACGTTACATCCTGACGCCGGAGATTTTCCCGGCCCTGGCCCAGACACCCAAGGGAAAGAACGGCGAGGTCCAGCTTACGGACGCCATGCTGCTCGTTCTGAAACGGGAAGCCCTGTTTGCCCACCGGATTGAAGGAAAACGGCACGACATCGGCAACAAGCTGGATTTCCTGAAGACCACCGTGGAATTTGCCCTCAAGCGGAAGGAATTCGCTGGTCCGTTTCTGAAATTTCTGGAGGAAATGATCGAAGAGCACAAAAAATAA
- a CDS encoding DUF4258 domain-containing protein: MRLNRYVRHYASSEKFASGQVEFSKHAVDNTLIRRIKVSEIQEVIATGEVIEDYPEDHYGPSCLIFGYTEKGRPLPIQTSYPQQNPVKVITLYEPTSERWLADFKTRKRLSEETEKSVRVNIRYVLELEGKLYVIENVPAQIDPDTGEPLFSVETVAKLQELVWQETPPVRVMETPVYRFAG, from the coding sequence ATAAGGCTTAACCGGTATGTCCGACATTACGCATCTTCGGAAAAGTTTGCGTCGGGACAGGTTGAGTTCTCAAAACACGCCGTTGATAATACCCTTATTCGCAGAATCAAAGTTTCGGAAATTCAGGAAGTGATTGCTACGGGAGAAGTCATAGAAGATTATCCGGAAGACCATTACGGACCAAGTTGTCTGATTTTTGGTTATACCGAAAAAGGGCGACCTTTACCTATTCAGACGAGTTATCCCCAACAGAATCCGGTTAAAGTAATCACCCTGTATGAGCCGACGTCCGAACGATGGCTGGCAGACTTTAAAACGCGAAAAAGATTGAGTGAGGAAACTGAAAAATCCGTACGGGTCAACATCCGTTACGTTCTTGAGCTGGAGGGAAAGTTATACGTAATTGAGAACGTTCCGGCACAAATTGACCCGGATACCGGCGAGCCGCTTTTTTCTGTGGAAACCGTAGCGAAACTACAGGAACTGGTCTGGCAGGAGACCCCACCGGTCCGCGTGATGGAGACGCCGGTCTATCGCTTTGCAGGATAA
- a CDS encoding nucleotide exchange factor GrpE, whose product MENKETLSTEEQNTTQQPDTTNEETQAGLEEHADNSAEELPADVTEEPVAEDKTAAELAELKDKYLRLLADFENYRRRTSKEKLDLIANANEGMLVALLPVVDDFERAMQSMETATEVDALKAGVQLIFSKLYKTLETKGLKPMVSKGEPFDADLHESVTQFPAPSDDLKGKVIDELEKGYYLNDKVIRFAKVVVGS is encoded by the coding sequence ATGGAGAATAAAGAAACCTTGAGTACGGAGGAGCAAAACACTACGCAACAACCTGACACAACGAACGAAGAAACGCAGGCCGGTCTGGAAGAGCACGCTGACAATTCGGCGGAAGAGCTGCCGGCCGACGTGACAGAAGAACCGGTTGCGGAAGATAAAACGGCCGCTGAACTGGCGGAGTTGAAAGATAAATACCTGCGTCTGCTGGCGGATTTTGAAAACTACCGCCGCCGGACGTCCAAAGAAAAACTTGACCTGATTGCCAACGCCAACGAAGGCATGCTGGTGGCCCTGCTGCCGGTGGTGGATGACTTCGAACGGGCCATGCAGTCGATGGAAACCGCCACGGAGGTCGATGCCCTGAAAGCGGGCGTGCAGCTGATCTTCAGCAAACTTTACAAAACGCTGGAAACCAAAGGCCTGAAGCCGATGGTTTCGAAGGGAGAACCGTTCGACGCGGACCTGCATGAGTCGGTCACGCAGTTTCCCGCCCCGAGCGATGACCTGAAGGGAAAAGTGATTGATGAACTCGAAAAAGGCTACTACCTGAACGACAAGGTGATTCGCTTCGCCAAGGTGGTGGTGGGGTCTTAA
- the kynU gene encoding kynureninase, translated as MHFENTRSFARQLDQQDPLRAFREKFHIPEQNGKPLIYFCGNSLGLQPKSVREHLDRELAIWQQHGVEGWFEGGDNAWYTIHRRCKEPLAQIVGAQPSEVCPMNNLTVNMHLMLTSFYRPTAQRYQILTIGGDFPSDQYALETHLRSRGIDPAEALVEVSPQAGEYTWRMEDILAAIDEEGERLALVMMSGLHYYTGQVFDMEAIAQKAQAQGARCGFDLAHAVGNIPLQLHHWGVDFAFWCSYKYLNSGPGGVSGIFVHQKHHTGNLPRLAGWWGYEQERRFDMTKGFVPMAGADGWQLSTPTVLAMAVHEAAVALTAEAGMEALRQKSRLLTGYLEFVLRASGLPLEIMTPADPEARGCQLSLLVRPGGKQLFENLTSAGVIGDWREPDCIRLAPTPLYNTFEEVWKVGEIIVRFVNDETLV; from the coding sequence ATGCATTTCGAAAATACCCGTTCCTTTGCCCGCCAGCTTGACCAGCAGGACCCGCTTCGCGCTTTTCGGGAGAAATTTCACATTCCGGAGCAAAACGGGAAGCCGCTTATTTACTTCTGCGGAAATTCGCTCGGCCTGCAGCCCAAATCGGTCAGGGAGCACCTGGACCGGGAGCTGGCGATCTGGCAGCAGCATGGCGTGGAAGGCTGGTTTGAAGGCGGCGACAACGCCTGGTACACCATCCACCGCCGCTGTAAAGAGCCGCTGGCCCAAATCGTCGGCGCCCAGCCTTCGGAAGTGTGCCCGATGAACAACCTGACGGTCAACATGCACCTCATGCTGACTTCCTTTTATCGCCCGACGGCGCAGCGGTATCAAATCCTGACCATTGGCGGCGATTTTCCTTCCGACCAGTACGCTCTGGAAACGCACCTGCGCTCGCGGGGCATCGATCCGGCGGAGGCGCTGGTCGAAGTCAGTCCCCAGGCGGGGGAGTATACCTGGCGGATGGAAGACATCCTGGCGGCGATTGACGAGGAGGGCGAAAGGCTGGCTTTGGTGATGATGAGCGGACTGCATTATTACACCGGTCAGGTGTTCGACATGGAGGCCATCGCGCAGAAGGCGCAGGCGCAGGGAGCCCGGTGCGGGTTCGATCTGGCCCATGCCGTGGGCAACATTCCACTGCAACTCCACCACTGGGGCGTTGATTTTGCGTTCTGGTGCTCGTACAAATACCTGAATTCGGGTCCGGGCGGCGTGTCCGGGATTTTTGTTCACCAGAAACACCATACAGGGAACCTGCCGCGGCTGGCGGGCTGGTGGGGCTATGAGCAGGAGCGGCGATTCGACATGACCAAAGGGTTTGTGCCGATGGCCGGAGCGGACGGCTGGCAACTGAGCACGCCGACCGTGCTGGCGATGGCCGTTCACGAGGCGGCGGTGGCCCTTACGGCCGAAGCCGGCATGGAGGCGCTCCGGCAGAAAAGCCGGTTGCTGACGGGTTATCTGGAGTTTGTGCTTCGTGCGTCCGGCCTGCCCCTGGAAATCATGACCCCGGCCGATCCTGAAGCGCGGGGATGCCAGCTCTCGCTGCTGGTGCGGCCCGGCGGAAAGCAATTATTCGAGAACCTGACGTCGGCCGGAGTGATCGGCGACTGGCGCGAACCCGACTGCATCCGACTGGCCCCGACGCCGTTGTACAACACCTTTGAAGAAGTCTGGAAAGTAGGAGAAATTATCGTACGGTTCGTAAACGATGAAACGCTGGTATGA
- a CDS encoding sugar 3,4-ketoisomerase — MPQLVYRSALENPDLAWLEERWHTSVQRSFMIYNVPQNAVRGGHSHRHCQMALVCLVGSVDVYVQTPAQDFTYSLRSPEHFLLLEPQDWRLMYNFSPDAVLLVLADRSYHSTVYIDSAYRPVPIGQKREEHLSVLVS; from the coding sequence ATGCCTCAACTTGTTTACCGTTCTGCTCTTGAAAATCCTGACCTTGCGTGGTTGGAGGAGCGCTGGCATACGTCCGTTCAGCGTTCCTTTATGATTTACAATGTGCCTCAGAATGCCGTACGGGGAGGGCATTCGCACCGTCATTGTCAGATGGCGCTGGTTTGTCTGGTAGGCTCCGTGGATGTTTATGTGCAAACACCCGCCCAGGATTTTACCTACTCCCTGCGCTCGCCTGAACACTTTCTGCTGCTGGAGCCCCAGGACTGGCGGCTGATGTACAATTTCTCACCGGATGCGGTACTGCTGGTGCTGGCCGACCGAAGCTATCATTCAACGGTATACATCGATTCAGCCTACCGCCCCGTACCCATCGGGCAGAAGCGGGAAGAACACCTGTCGGTGCTGGTTTCCTGA
- the dnaJ gene encoding molecular chaperone DnaJ: MATKRDYYEVLGVDKNASADDIKKAYRKMAIKFHPDKNPDDPTAEEKFKEAAEAYDVLSDPQKKARYDQFGHAGMSGNGGFGGAGGPSMEDIFANFGDIFGDDSPFGSFFGRGGQQGGRRVRRGSDLRIKLKLNLQEIANGVEKKIKVKRHVACTTCGGNGSKNGTAVTNCNTCSGTGQVRKVVNTMLGQMVSTSTCPTCNGEGKLVTDRCDVCFGEGRVLQEDVIPLRIPAGVADGIQLSVGGRGNVPPRGGVAGDLLVVIEEEEDENLKRDGNNVIFDLHVNFVDAALGTSVEVPTIDGRARITLEPGTQGGKILRLKGKGIKELNGYGRGDQLIHVNIWTPKSLSSEERTILEKLRSSPNFQPKPGKNEKGFFERMKDFFHG; the protein is encoded by the coding sequence ATGGCGACGAAACGAGATTATTACGAGGTACTGGGCGTGGATAAAAACGCCTCCGCGGACGACATCAAGAAGGCGTACCGCAAAATGGCGATCAAGTTCCACCCCGACAAAAATCCGGACGACCCGACGGCTGAGGAGAAGTTCAAGGAAGCGGCCGAAGCCTATGATGTGCTGAGCGATCCGCAGAAGAAAGCCCGTTACGACCAGTTTGGCCATGCCGGCATGAGCGGAAACGGGGGCTTCGGTGGGGCCGGTGGTCCGTCGATGGAGGATATTTTTGCGAACTTCGGCGATATTTTCGGCGACGATAGCCCGTTCGGCTCGTTCTTCGGGCGGGGCGGTCAGCAGGGCGGACGGCGCGTGCGCCGGGGCTCCGACCTGCGCATCAAACTGAAACTGAACCTGCAGGAGATTGCCAACGGCGTTGAGAAAAAGATCAAGGTAAAACGGCACGTGGCCTGTACGACCTGCGGAGGCAACGGTTCGAAAAACGGTACGGCCGTCACGAACTGTAACACCTGTAGCGGAACGGGGCAGGTCCGGAAGGTAGTCAATACGATGCTGGGCCAGATGGTTTCGACCAGCACCTGCCCGACCTGTAACGGGGAAGGCAAGCTGGTGACCGACCGCTGCGACGTGTGCTTCGGCGAAGGCCGTGTCCTGCAGGAGGACGTAATTCCGCTGCGGATTCCGGCCGGGGTGGCAGATGGCATCCAGCTTTCTGTCGGCGGCCGCGGCAATGTGCCGCCGCGCGGGGGCGTGGCCGGCGACCTGCTCGTGGTCATCGAGGAGGAGGAAGACGAAAACCTCAAACGCGACGGCAACAACGTCATCTTCGATCTGCACGTCAACTTTGTCGATGCGGCGCTGGGCACTTCCGTGGAGGTCCCGACGATCGACGGACGGGCGCGCATTACGCTGGAACCGGGAACGCAGGGCGGCAAGATTCTGCGCCTGAAAGGCAAAGGAATCAAGGAACTGAACGGCTACGGCCGGGGCGACCAGCTGATCCATGTGAACATCTGGACGCCGAAAAGCCTGTCGTCGGAGGAGCGGACCATTCTGGAAAAGCTCCGGAGTTCGCCCAACTTCCAGCCGAAGCCCGGCAAAAACGAAAAAGGATTCTTCGAGCGGATGAAAGATTTCTTCCACGGCTAA